A single window of Pyrus communis chromosome 10, drPyrComm1.1, whole genome shotgun sequence DNA harbors:
- the LOC137748124 gene encoding probable anion transporter 5 — protein sequence MRTMKFPKRYLVVILTFICTSVCYIERVGFSIAYTFAADAAGVNQASKGTILSTFYYGYACSQVPGGWAAQKIGGRKVLLLSFVLWSATCALVPLDPNRVFVMVIARLLVGVAQGFIFPSIHTVLAQWVPPHERSRSVSLTTSGMYLGAAAGMLFLPSLVKYRGPQDVFLAEAALGAMWSLLWFKYASDPPRSEHPKATAAGFGESMLPINGSHKLKIDNGGSSVRSAKIPWKRIILSLPVWAIVVNNFTFHYALYVLMNWLPTYFELGLQLSLQEMGSSKMLPYLNMFIFSNIGGVVADHLVTKRILSVTRTRKLLNTMGFIVASLALMAIPIFRTSSGAVLCSSVALGFLALGRAGFAVNHMDIAPRYAGIVMGVSNTAGTLAGIIGVDLTGKLLEAARSVDSSLSSPESWRLVFFIPGFLCIFSSLVFLLFSTGERIFD from the coding sequence ATGAGGACGATGAAATTTCCAAAGCGTTATTTAGTTGTCATATTGACCTTCATCTGCACATCTGTTTGCTATATAGAACGTGTCGGGTTTTCAATTGCGTACACTTTTGCTGCTGATGCTGCTGGGGTAAATCAAGCAAGTAAAGGCACAATTCTTTCTACATTCTATTATGGCTATGCTTGTTCACAGGTGCCTGGAGGCTGGGCAGCCCAGAAAATTGGGGGAAGGAAGGTTCTTCTCCTTTCATTTGTATTATGGTCAGCTACTTGTGCATTGGTCCCTTTGGACCCCAATCGAGTCTTTGTCATGGTAATTGCTCGGTTGCTTGTTGGTGTCGCACAAGGTTTTATATTCCCCTCAATCCACACAGTTTTAGCACAGTGGGTTCCACCGCATGAAAGATCCAGATCTGTTTCTCTTACGACTTCTGGTATGTACCTTGGTGCCGCTGCAGGAATGCTTTTTCTTCCAAGCCTTGTAAAGTATAGAGGCCCGCAGGATGTCTTTCTTGCTGAGGCAGCACTAGGTGCCATGTGGTCTTTGCTTTGGTTCAAGTATGCCAGCGACCCACCTCGCTCAGAACATCCAAAAGCCACAGCTGCTGGTTTTGGGGAGTCAATGTTGCCAATCAATGGAAGTCATAAATTGAAAATAGACAATGGAGGAAGTTCCGTCAGATCTGCGAAAATCCCATGGAAGAGAATTATACTCAGTTTGCCAGTTTGGGcaattgtggttaataatttcACATTTCACTACGCTTTATATGTGTTAATGAACTGGCTGCCAACATACTTTGAATTGGGCCTCCAGCTTAGCCTTCAGGAAATGGGTTCTTCTAAGATGTTGCCGTACCTCAACAtgtttattttctcaaatataGGTGGGGTGGTTGCTGATCACCTGGTCACAAAGAGAATCTTGTCTGTTACTAGAACGCGGAAGCTCTTGAACACCATGGGGTTTATAGTTGCTTCTCTTGCACTGATGGCAATTCCCATCTTCAGAACGTCTAGTGGAGCTGTCCTCTGCTCTTCTGTTGCCCTGGGTTTCTTGGCACTTGGGAGAGCTGGTTTTGCAGTGAACCACATGGATATTGCCCCGAGATATGCAGGCATTGTGATGGGAGTTTCCAACACTGCTGGTACGTTAGCTGGCATTATTGGAGTTGATCTGACCGGCAAACTTCTTGAAGCAGCAAGAAGTGTTGATTCGAGTCTTTCAAGTCCAGAGAGCTGGAGATTGGTGTTCTTCATCCCGGGTTTTCTCTGCATTTTCAGTTCTTTAGTATTTTTACTGTTCTCGACAGGGGAGAGAATTTTTGACTGA